The Neobacillus sp. PS3-34 genome has a window encoding:
- a CDS encoding energy-coupling factor transporter transmembrane component T, whose product MNANHSFLSSLNPTCKLISHFLVMFFLMAISNPKVTFLIWFLAILIGIFLGGWRISYLLNRLLPYLGFFILIFWMMAVFGEGGETIWKWAWFHITKESMNHGLTISLRMLGFVTYGLLFTSTTDLTLFIMSLIHQCKLSPKWAYGLLAGFRFIPLFQSELNQMKTAHKVRSYKEKNRWKAFLRYSLPLFTQGIRKSERIAIAMEARGFTGTRHRTYYQTTKIITKDFVYLFSLLSAVLVIIIFVE is encoded by the coding sequence ATGAATGCTAACCACTCATTTCTTTCTTCTCTAAATCCTACTTGCAAACTCATATCGCATTTTTTGGTTATGTTTTTTTTGATGGCCATATCCAATCCTAAAGTGACTTTTTTGATTTGGTTTCTTGCAATATTAATCGGCATTTTTTTAGGCGGATGGAGAATCTCTTACTTATTAAATAGGCTTTTGCCTTATCTAGGCTTTTTTATTCTTATATTTTGGATGATGGCAGTATTTGGAGAAGGGGGAGAAACAATTTGGAAATGGGCGTGGTTCCATATTACCAAAGAGAGTATGAATCACGGCTTAACTATATCTTTGCGTATGTTAGGGTTTGTTACCTATGGATTATTATTCACCTCTACAACAGACTTAACCTTATTCATTATGAGCTTAATTCACCAGTGTAAACTTTCACCTAAATGGGCGTATGGGTTATTGGCAGGGTTCCGTTTTATCCCACTCTTTCAATCTGAACTAAACCAAATGAAGACTGCACATAAAGTCAGAAGCTATAAGGAAAAAAACAGATGGAAAGCTTTCTTAAGGTACTCTTTACCGTTATTTACTCAAGGAATACGAAAGTCGGAACGAATTGCTATTGCTATGGAAGCACGTGGATTTACAGGTACACGACACCGAACTTATTATCAAACAACAAAAATTATAACGAAAGACTTTGTCTATTTATTTTCTTTATTATCAGCTGTCCTGGTGATTATTATTTTTGTTGAATGA
- a CDS encoding DUF3189 family protein, with product MLYIYNDFGGTHTTSLAAAYHLRHLPQSERKLTTEEILNVKYFNKLTKEDFGKLIFHGTDEDGNSVYTLGRKRNKYVVPALKELTLLFQEKFHLNEKIVFSNTSPTVPITMSLGGFFSRTLKIDFIGVPLLVMGAKQCCDNLYRLVENTKHIGRTTFNENVITLDNEMYK from the coding sequence ATGCTTTATATTTATAATGATTTTGGGGGCACACATACTACTTCACTGGCGGCTGCCTACCATTTAAGACATTTGCCTCAATCGGAAAGAAAGCTAACTACTGAAGAAATTTTAAATGTGAAATATTTTAATAAATTGACAAAAGAGGATTTTGGAAAGCTTATTTTTCACGGAACTGATGAAGATGGAAACTCCGTTTATACCCTTGGTCGGAAAAGGAATAAATATGTGGTTCCCGCTTTAAAAGAATTGACATTATTGTTTCAAGAAAAATTTCATTTAAATGAAAAAATTGTTTTCTCAAATACTTCACCAACAGTACCCATTACTATGTCATTAGGTGGATTTTTTTCACGTACATTGAAAATTGACTTTATTGGAGTTCCGCTATTAGTTATGGGTGCAAAACAATGTTGTGATAATTTATATAGGCTCGTTGAAAATACAAAGCATATTGGCAGGACTACTTTTAATGAAAATGTAATCACATTAGACAATGAAATGTATAAGTGA
- a CDS encoding class I SAM-dependent methyltransferase — MHIWLERKGLVHGVDIASPSYGSPITLGDSADYLMRSMLGKQIKIDFEMDILSPKVDFPENSFDFIVLSHCSWYFKSFEEILEVCTKIRRWGKKLCYAEWDSRINKIEQLPHFLAILIQAQYECFKENSTSNVRTLFTPTDVKDVVEKSGWSIIKEQSISSNALQDGKWEVDLTLNEYQSGLEDISGIPTKLKSLIKSQMNLLEESIKNHDIKPMSTFAFIAE; from the coding sequence TTGCATATTTGGTTGGAGAGGAAAGGCCTCGTCCATGGTGTCGATATTGCTTCTCCTAGTTATGGAAGCCCAATCACGCTCGGTGATTCTGCTGATTATTTAATGCGATCAATGCTGGGAAAGCAGATAAAAATAGATTTTGAAATGGATATATTATCTCCTAAAGTAGATTTTCCTGAAAACTCATTTGATTTCATTGTATTATCGCACTGCTCCTGGTACTTCAAATCCTTTGAAGAGATTTTAGAAGTATGTACCAAAATCAGGAGATGGGGAAAAAAATTATGTTACGCAGAATGGGATTCTAGAATTAACAAGATAGAGCAATTACCGCACTTTTTAGCCATCTTAATTCAAGCCCAATATGAATGTTTTAAGGAAAATAGCACTTCAAATGTACGAACACTTTTTACCCCTACGGATGTAAAGGATGTTGTTGAAAAATCAGGCTGGAGCATAATAAAAGAGCAGTCTATTTCTTCAAATGCGCTGCAGGATGGTAAATGGGAAGTTGATCTTACATTAAATGAATATCAATCAGGGCTTGAAGATATTAGCGGCATTCCCACAAAACTAAAGTCACTAATAAAATCACAAATGAATTTGTTAGAAGAGTCGATCAAGAACCATGATATTAAACCTATGTCAACATTTGCATTTATCGCAGAGTAA
- a CDS encoding class I SAM-dependent methyltransferase — MMLVLNRFRIWSGEYGRSFAKWYDFFMSPLEKRKFSVVRRKLLNNATGNVLEIGSGTGINFPLYSVAAKVTAIEPSEHMIDRSRDKQSVAKVPIEVVHGGAEKLPFSDNQFDTVVATLVFCTIPNVDLAMEEMKRVCKPGGRILLFEHVKMENPFLSKLQDVLTPFWKKICDGCRLNRDTISLLHEHGLKITSLQTFYRGLFIVVEVRNDRSNTFA; from the coding sequence ATGATGTTGGTATTAAATAGATTTAGGATTTGGAGTGGGGAATATGGCAGGTCATTCGCAAAGTGGTATGATTTTTTTATGAGTCCGCTGGAGAAACGGAAATTTAGTGTAGTACGCAGGAAGCTGCTAAATAACGCTACAGGAAATGTGCTTGAAATTGGTTCAGGAACAGGAATTAACTTTCCTTTATATAGCGTGGCGGCAAAAGTTACTGCCATTGAGCCGAGCGAACATATGATTGACCGTTCTAGAGACAAGCAGAGTGTAGCGAAGGTTCCCATTGAAGTGGTACATGGAGGTGCTGAAAAGCTGCCTTTTTCAGATAACCAATTCGATACTGTCGTGGCAACACTTGTTTTTTGTACCATTCCAAATGTGGATTTGGCAATGGAAGAAATGAAACGAGTATGTAAACCTGGCGGGAGAATCTTATTGTTTGAGCATGTGAAAATGGAAAATCCTTTTTTATCAAAACTTCAGGATGTGCTAACACCCTTTTGGAAAAAAATCTGTGATGGCTGCCGATTGAACAGGGATACGATTAGTCTTTTGCATGAGCACGGACTGAAAATTACATCATTACAAACCTTTTATCGGGGACTTTTCATTGTCGTGGAGGTAAGAAATGATAGGTCTAACACTTTTGCTTAG
- a CDS encoding EamA family transporter has translation MSTQSVVLTATRGKGIVLVLIAAIFWGISGTVAQYLFQERGFTAAWLVDTRLILSGMILLYFSHRVKKQNIWSVWKIKKYRIQLIVFGIVGMLGVQYTYFAAIQHGNAATATVLQYLAPVLITCYLCLRAKSWPSKQEVFAVGLALIGTFLLVTNGNIHRLSISTPAFIWGILSAFELAFYTLYPGGLLSKWGSLVTVGWGMLIGGIGFSFVQPPWDFQGHWSFASFGAVIVVILLGTVLAFFCYMESMKYLSASEASLLACAEPLSAAFLAVAWLHVPFSLIEWLGSFCIIATIMILSMGKR, from the coding sequence ATGAGTACTCAAAGTGTAGTTTTGACAGCAACAAGGGGAAAAGGAATTGTATTAGTTCTAATTGCGGCTATTTTTTGGGGAATATCCGGAACTGTTGCCCAATACTTATTTCAGGAGCGGGGTTTTACTGCGGCTTGGCTTGTGGATACTCGACTGATTCTATCAGGAATGATCCTTTTGTATTTTTCTCATCGTGTAAAAAAACAAAATATATGGTCTGTCTGGAAAATAAAAAAATACAGAATCCAGTTAATCGTTTTTGGAATAGTAGGCATGCTCGGGGTTCAATATACATATTTTGCGGCCATTCAGCACGGAAATGCCGCAACTGCGACCGTTCTTCAATATCTGGCGCCGGTGTTAATCACTTGCTATCTATGCCTGCGGGCAAAGTCGTGGCCGTCAAAACAGGAAGTTTTTGCAGTTGGGTTAGCTTTAATTGGTACTTTTCTTCTCGTGACAAATGGTAATATCCATAGGTTGTCGATATCTACACCCGCATTTATATGGGGAATCCTTTCCGCTTTTGAGCTGGCTTTTTATACGCTGTATCCTGGTGGTCTGCTATCTAAATGGGGTTCATTGGTCACAGTGGGCTGGGGTATGCTTATTGGCGGAATTGGGTTTAGCTTTGTTCAGCCCCCTTGGGATTTTCAGGGGCATTGGTCTTTTGCGTCTTTTGGTGCGGTGATTGTAGTGATTCTTCTAGGTACAGTGCTAGCATTTTTCTGTTATATGGAAAGCATGAAATACTTGAGTGCATCAGAAGCCAGCCTGTTAGCCTGTGCAGAACCATTATCGGCCGCTTTTTTAGCGGTTGCCTGGCTGCATGTTCCTTTCAGTTTGATTGAGTGGCTTGGGAGCTTTTGTATCATTGCGACGATTATGATTTTATCGATGGGGAAAAGGTAG
- a CDS encoding fatty acid desaturase encodes MVEQSTKNLRKQVAPYEKSQTRESVFQILNTIVPFIVLWYLAYQSLSISYLLTLALEIVAAGFLIRIFIIFHDCCHHSFFKNRTANKILGTITGVLTLFPYDQWAHDHSVHHATSSNLDKRGTGDIWTLTVEEYIAAPLSLKIGYRLYRNPLVMFILGPIYVFVLKNRFNRKEARTKERNNLYLTNVLLAATVGLLCWAIGWENFLLIQGPIFLISGSAGIWLFYVQHTFEDGYFEGDKEWEYVKAAVEGSSFYKLPKLLQWLTGNIGYHHVHHLSPRVPNYKLEEAHENTQPLQNVPTITLAKSFSSLKFRLWDEQTKNFVTFKDVKAISKRSLSVKVKPEI; translated from the coding sequence ATGGTCGAACAAAGCACAAAGAATTTGAGGAAACAGGTTGCCCCTTATGAAAAATCACAAACAAGGGAAAGTGTTTTTCAGATCCTCAACACAATCGTTCCTTTTATTGTGTTATGGTACCTGGCATACCAAAGCCTTTCCATATCATATTTACTGACATTAGCACTTGAAATTGTAGCTGCAGGATTCCTGATAAGGATTTTCATTATTTTTCATGACTGCTGTCACCATTCATTTTTTAAAAACCGTACTGCCAACAAAATTCTCGGAACTATTACTGGTGTATTAACTCTTTTCCCCTATGATCAATGGGCACATGATCATTCGGTTCACCACGCAACAAGCAGCAATCTTGATAAAAGGGGAACAGGTGATATTTGGACACTGACCGTGGAAGAGTATATTGCCGCACCGCTTTCATTAAAAATCGGTTACCGTTTGTATCGTAACCCGCTCGTTATGTTTATATTAGGACCAATTTATGTTTTCGTATTAAAGAATCGTTTTAACCGTAAAGAAGCAAGAACAAAGGAACGCAACAACCTTTATTTAACGAATGTTTTACTCGCAGCAACAGTAGGATTGCTTTGCTGGGCAATTGGCTGGGAAAACTTCTTGCTAATACAAGGTCCAATCTTCTTAATTTCCGGATCTGCCGGAATCTGGCTGTTTTATGTACAGCACACCTTTGAAGATGGTTATTTTGAAGGTGATAAGGAATGGGAATATGTGAAAGCAGCGGTAGAAGGAAGTTCTTTTTACAAGCTTCCTAAGCTTCTGCAATGGCTGACTGGCAACATCGGCTATCACCATGTTCACCATTTAAGCCCAAGGGTCCCTAACTATAAATTAGAAGAAGCACATGAAAATACGCAGCCTTTACAAAATGTCCCTACGATTACATTGGCGAAAAGCTTTAGCTCTTTAAAGTTCCGCCTGTGGGATGAGCAAACGAAAAATTTTGTAACCTTTAAGGACGTTAAAGCAATTTCCAAAAGAAGTCTTTCCGTCAAGGTTAAGCCTGAAATATAA
- a CDS encoding Hsp20/alpha crystallin family protein, translated as MDFDKIMKWMELAKMQQTSDFWNAFADQSSFNQFMKEDGNMGSSSEPEVKKAPHNKFPPIDIYMTETDIIIMADLAGYLKENLQVSISGAKLLIKGTMAAFISGQPILQERIGGEFQRVVDLPEPTDISQIRAKFENGLLIVSYRRIFGVEEHVNIE; from the coding sequence ATGGATTTCGATAAAATCATGAAATGGATGGAATTAGCGAAGATGCAGCAAACATCCGATTTTTGGAATGCCTTTGCTGACCAATCCTCCTTTAATCAATTTATGAAGGAGGATGGTAATATGGGCTCTTCTTCTGAACCTGAAGTTAAGAAAGCGCCACACAACAAGTTCCCTCCTATCGATATTTATATGACGGAAACGGACATCATCATAATGGCTGACCTTGCAGGATATTTGAAAGAAAATCTCCAGGTTTCTATTTCAGGAGCGAAGCTATTAATAAAAGGAACAATGGCAGCCTTTATTTCTGGTCAGCCCATTCTCCAAGAAAGAATTGGCGGAGAGTTTCAGCGTGTTGTTGATCTTCCCGAGCCAACTGATATTTCCCAGATTCGCGCTAAATTTGAAAACGGGCTTTTAATCGTTTCATATAGAAGGATTTTTGGAGTGGAAGAGCATGTAAATATCGAATGA
- a CDS encoding response regulator transcription factor, with protein sequence MIRIVIAEDQRMLLGALGSLLNLEDDMEVVGQASDGEEAIKLVQQLQPDICIMDIEMPGKTGLEAAEELKACGCMVIILTTFARSGYFQRALKAGVRGYLLKDSPSEELASSIRNVIAGRRIYAPELMDDVYSEENPLTEREMDVLELIADGRNTKEIASQLSITTGTVRNYISTILDKLQVTNRIEAITQSKEKGWFK encoded by the coding sequence ATGATTCGCATCGTTATTGCAGAGGATCAGCGGATGTTATTAGGGGCTCTTGGTTCTTTACTCAATTTGGAAGATGATATGGAAGTAGTTGGACAGGCCAGTGACGGCGAGGAGGCAATCAAGCTGGTGCAGCAGCTGCAGCCGGATATATGCATAATGGACATTGAGATGCCTGGCAAAACGGGCCTTGAGGCAGCCGAAGAGTTAAAAGCATGTGGCTGCATGGTCATTATCTTAACAACCTTTGCCCGCTCAGGATATTTTCAGCGTGCTTTAAAAGCAGGTGTTCGCGGCTATTTATTAAAAGACAGCCCGAGTGAGGAATTGGCTAGCTCAATCCGCAATGTTATTGCTGGAAGACGCATTTATGCCCCAGAATTGATGGATGATGTTTATAGCGAAGAAAATCCTCTGACCGAGCGCGAAATGGACGTTCTTGAACTGATTGCCGACGGCCGTAATACAAAGGAAATTGCAAGCCAGCTAAGCATAACCACAGGTACGGTACGAAATTATATATCAACGATACTGGATAAACTGCAGGTAACAAATCGTATCGAAGCCATTACGCAATCAAAGGAAAAAGGCTGGTTTAAATAA
- a CDS encoding isochorismatase family protein: MSTQQIDFQKTGLVIIDLQKGIVSMPGGQEVVEKAAEIVKLFREKDGFISFVKVDFHDGKDSLKPATDQPVNAVQRPADWAEFVPELGVSSTDYVVTKRQWGAFFGTDLDLQLRRRGIDTIVLCGIATNIGVESTAREAFQYGYNQIFITDAMTTFSQEAHDASCKFIFPRIGKNRTTEQFLSEVKD; encoded by the coding sequence ATGAGCACACAACAAATCGACTTTCAAAAAACTGGATTGGTTATCATAGATCTACAAAAAGGGATTGTAAGTATGCCTGGGGGACAAGAAGTTGTTGAAAAGGCTGCCGAAATCGTTAAGCTCTTTCGTGAAAAAGATGGTTTTATTTCTTTTGTAAAAGTTGATTTTCATGACGGAAAGGATTCATTAAAACCTGCGACAGATCAGCCAGTTAACGCCGTGCAGCGTCCTGCCGATTGGGCGGAGTTTGTACCGGAGCTTGGAGTGAGTTCAACTGATTATGTCGTCACAAAACGACAATGGGGAGCTTTTTTCGGAACTGATTTGGATCTACAGCTTCGCCGCAGAGGCATCGATACTATTGTCCTATGTGGAATTGCTACTAATATCGGGGTAGAAAGTACGGCGAGAGAAGCATTTCAATATGGCTATAATCAAATATTTATCACTGATGCCATGACCACCTTCAGTCAGGAAGCACACGACGCATCCTGCAAATTCATCTTCCCGAGGATCGGGAAGAATAGGACCACTGAACAATTTTTATCAGAAGTGAAGGATTAA
- a CDS encoding GNAT family N-acetyltransferase has protein sequence MKSLPAQSGTVVLDFYKPEYKAELENYFLPIDQLKYSGMPLDAIQKCEIEEDRYPIVVLYNNKPAGFFVLHVWEGVRQYSDNKDAILLRAYSVNASCQGKGIAKKSLLLLPSFVKKHFPTKNEIILCVNHKNIAAQNVYLKCGFKDKGIRVMGSIGEMFLFHMDV, from the coding sequence ATGAAAAGTCTTCCCGCACAAAGTGGCACAGTTGTTCTGGATTTTTATAAACCTGAGTATAAAGCAGAATTAGAAAATTATTTTTTGCCAATCGACCAATTAAAATATTCTGGAATGCCTCTTGATGCGATACAAAAATGTGAAATAGAAGAGGATCGTTATCCCATCGTGGTCCTATATAACAATAAACCCGCTGGTTTTTTTGTTCTTCACGTGTGGGAGGGAGTTCGACAATATTCTGACAATAAAGATGCCATTCTGTTGAGAGCATACTCAGTTAATGCTTCCTGCCAAGGAAAAGGAATAGCCAAAAAATCACTGTTATTGTTGCCATCCTTTGTTAAAAAACATTTCCCTACAAAAAATGAAATCATCCTTTGTGTGAACCATAAGAATATTGCTGCCCAAAATGTTTATTTGAAATGTGGCTTTAAGGATAAGGGAATAAGAGTGATGGGAAGCATTGGAGAAATGTTTCTTTTCCATATGGATGTATAA
- a CDS encoding NUDIX domain-containing protein, translated as MNTQGIVLVVSVSIIRDEKVLMIKENKPTALNKWNFPSGRIERREDILHAARREVKEETGYDVKLTKTTGIYNFISSSNHQVILFHFIGEVIGGSLKIEEEQIIDSKWIKVTDLMNTDNIDLRDAGVIKQIVSKLINKDFYPMTIFHDQLSNEG; from the coding sequence ATGAATACACAAGGAATTGTTTTAGTTGTAAGTGTTTCAATTATCAGGGATGAAAAAGTTTTAATGATTAAGGAAAATAAACCTACAGCCCTAAATAAGTGGAATTTTCCATCTGGCCGTATTGAACGTAGAGAAGATATTCTTCATGCTGCCAGGAGGGAAGTAAAAGAGGAAACAGGATATGACGTAAAGCTTACAAAGACTACAGGTATTTATAATTTCATAAGCAGCTCAAATCATCAGGTTATTCTCTTTCACTTTATAGGCGAAGTAATTGGCGGATCATTAAAAATTGAAGAGGAACAAATTATAGACAGTAAATGGATAAAAGTAACCGATCTGATGAATACCGACAATATTGACTTACGTGATGCCGGTGTGATAAAGCAAATTGTATCTAAATTGATAAATAAAGATTTTTATCCTATGACCATTTTTCATGACCAATTAAGCAACGAAGGCTAA
- the serA gene encoding phosphoglycerate dehydrogenase → MYKVLVTDTISDSGLKSLIDHPHFLVDQQPGLQSKQICEVIGKYDALIVRSQTQVTEEIIQHGDRLRVIARAGVGVDNIDINAATRKGIIVVNAPGANTIAATEHTLALMLSLVRNIPSAHLLTSEGKWERNSFKGIELYKKTLGIIGMGKIGTEVAKRAKSFGMHILGYDPYLTEERANKLGIVKASLELIAAESDIITLHTPLTGETKGLVNDDYLSRTKSGVRIINCARGGIIDEKALHRALQSGQVAGAALDVFEKEPYIDPELLQHPHIIVTPHLAASTVEAQEKVAEEVSDEIIEIFETQTIRHAVNMPQISGEAHRKIQPYLQLGGQIGQLAVQLLKQAPDKIDINYYGELADEDTDLLTRTTIKGLLSYHFAESVNLINVFHLLKEQGVPYTVQKNATNKGFANYMELTLSKDNEIASVGATVLNGYGARIVKMNHYRVDVRPESFLLYIKHQDIPGMIGKVGSILGEYQINIGTMQVGRTSMGGEAVMILTLDKKIEGDVIQALKSIKGLEDAQLLELNTSEASMKLVSF, encoded by the coding sequence TCAAACTCAGGTTACCGAAGAGATTATTCAGCATGGTGACAGATTGCGTGTGATTGCCAGGGCAGGTGTGGGTGTTGATAATATCGATATCAATGCCGCAACCAGAAAGGGAATCATCGTCGTTAATGCACCTGGTGCCAATACAATTGCTGCCACAGAACATACACTGGCCCTGATGCTTTCGTTAGTCAGAAATATTCCAAGTGCACATCTGCTAACTTCTGAAGGGAAATGGGAACGAAACTCATTTAAAGGAATCGAGCTTTACAAAAAGACTCTGGGTATCATTGGAATGGGCAAGATTGGAACTGAAGTCGCCAAGCGTGCAAAAAGCTTTGGAATGCATATTTTGGGATACGATCCATATCTGACAGAAGAAAGAGCCAATAAATTAGGTATAGTGAAAGCTAGCCTTGAGTTAATCGCTGCAGAATCAGATATTATCACTCTTCATACTCCGCTCACTGGAGAAACCAAGGGGCTCGTAAATGATGATTATTTGAGCAGGACAAAATCGGGCGTCAGAATCATTAACTGTGCGCGTGGCGGAATCATCGATGAGAAAGCTCTGCATAGAGCCTTGCAATCGGGACAGGTTGCCGGAGCTGCACTGGATGTATTTGAAAAAGAACCATATATCGACCCTGAATTGCTTCAGCATCCCCATATCATTGTGACTCCCCACCTCGCTGCTTCAACGGTTGAAGCACAGGAAAAAGTTGCCGAAGAAGTCAGCGACGAAATCATTGAAATTTTTGAAACACAAACGATTCGCCATGCGGTCAATATGCCGCAAATATCCGGGGAAGCTCACCGGAAAATACAGCCGTATTTACAGCTTGGCGGGCAGATCGGACAATTAGCAGTGCAATTATTAAAGCAAGCTCCTGATAAGATTGACATTAATTATTACGGCGAATTGGCAGACGAAGATACCGACTTGCTGACACGTACAACGATTAAGGGTCTTCTATCCTATCATTTTGCTGAGTCTGTTAATCTCATCAATGTCTTCCATCTATTAAAGGAGCAAGGCGTTCCGTATACCGTACAAAAGAATGCAACAAACAAGGGATTTGCCAACTATATGGAACTGACCCTCTCAAAGGATAATGAAATAGCGTCTGTTGGTGCAACTGTTTTAAATGGTTACGGTGCAAGAATCGTGAAAATGAATCACTATCGTGTCGATGTCCGGCCAGAAAGCTTCCTTTTATATATCAAGCATCAGGACATTCCTGGGATGATCGGGAAAGTAGGCTCCATTTTAGGAGAGTACCAGATTAATATTGGAACCATGCAGGTCGGAAGAACATCTATGGGAGGAGAAGCGGTAATGATCCTTACCCTGGATAAAAAAATAGAGGGTGATGTCATCCAAGCATTAAAATCAATCAAGGGGCTGGAAGATGCACAATTACTTGAGCTAAATACAAGTGAAGCAAGTATGAAGCTAGTTTCTTTTTAA
- a CDS encoding HAD hydrolase-like protein, producing the protein MVTADEVLKAQKEVKMDKSFSKPHPYTYVQAFLGKDYSSADCLNTQLPMEEAEEILIIGDSLADLLAAREMGARFAAVLTGLSGQDARGDFEKHRADYILDNVLELKGLLKTLEKSD; encoded by the coding sequence GTGGTTACGGCTGATGAAGTCCTGAAAGCACAAAAAGAAGTAAAGATGGATAAATCGTTTTCCAAACCGCATCCGTATACATACGTCCAGGCTTTTTTAGGAAAAGATTATTCTTCTGCTGATTGTCTTAACACCCAATTGCCAATGGAAGAGGCGGAAGAAATTTTAATTATTGGGGACTCTCTCGCTGATTTATTGGCTGCAAGGGAAATGGGGGCGAGGTTTGCCGCAGTTTTAACCGGATTGTCCGGTCAGGATGCAAGGGGAGATTTCGAAAAGCATCGTGCTGATTATATTTTGGATAACGTATTGGAATTGAAAGGTCTATTAAAGACTTTGGAAAAAAGTGATTAA